The Aequorivita sublithincola DSM 14238 genome window below encodes:
- a CDS encoding TonB-dependent receptor: MKTIKLPLTILFLCFATVMFAQKAVIKGIILDENNVPVSGTNVTYKDSGTISDFNGFYLLEIPSNEDVVISFSHVSHKKIQITVNLSPNEDYELNPVMNTSIEQISEVIISGRENKRVEGVTTITPEIIRKMVGANAGVENLLKSLPGVNGNDELSTQYAVRGGNYDENLVYVNEIEVYRPFLIRSGQQEGLSFVNSDLTSNVEFSAGGFQAKYGDKLSSVLDITYRKPVEFGASIDASLLGASGSVGGISKNGRLSGILGIRYRDNSLLVNAKETETNYRPKFADAQTYLTYKFTNKFEVSFLGNVSLNEYNYRPLTRQTNFGTITDPIALLVFYEGREEDRYNTYFGALKSTWVVSDNYTAKFIASLYQTTEQEYYDILAEYRLGEVNTEIGGDQVGEVEYTRGIGGQLTHARNDLDALILNVEHKGNLSIEENNIEYGIKYTREDIRDRVQEYEIIDSAGFSIRPPIFPPNNQPYNPDTSPIVPYTNVRAFNDVQIDRISGYAQWSRKTNLGSGELWLNAGVRAHNWTVSGQNITSTTQTVFSPRAQVALKPDWEMDMLFRLSGGVYHQPPFYRELRDSSGTVRPDVKAQKSIHIVFGNDYSFKMWDRKFRLNSELYYKHLTDVNPYTLENVRIRYRATNNAVAYAYGLDLRLAGEFVPGTESWLSFGYLKTEENIDDRGYIFRPTDQRLKFGMLFQDYVKVIPSLKMYLNLTYNTGLPGGSPSYADPYKYQSRLNDYKRADLGVSYVIVDDTKLRESGWLKRFKELSIGAEIFNIFDVQNSITNTFVRDVYTKVQYSIPNYLTPRVFNVRLTAKF, translated from the coding sequence TTGAAAACAATAAAACTACCGCTCACAATTCTTTTTTTATGCTTCGCAACCGTTATGTTTGCTCAAAAAGCTGTTATAAAAGGAATTATTCTCGACGAAAACAACGTGCCAGTCTCTGGAACTAACGTAACTTATAAAGACTCTGGAACTATTTCAGATTTTAACGGCTTCTATTTGCTGGAAATTCCTTCAAATGAAGATGTTGTTATTTCGTTTTCACACGTTAGCCATAAAAAAATTCAGATTACCGTAAACCTTTCGCCTAATGAAGATTATGAGCTAAATCCGGTTATGAACACCAGTATTGAGCAAATTAGTGAGGTAATTATTTCAGGGCGAGAAAACAAACGAGTGGAAGGTGTAACGACCATTACACCAGAAATAATTCGTAAAATGGTTGGTGCAAACGCTGGTGTTGAAAACCTACTAAAATCCCTTCCAGGTGTTAATGGAAATGATGAATTAAGTACTCAATACGCCGTTCGTGGAGGAAACTATGATGAAAACCTAGTTTACGTAAACGAAATTGAAGTGTATCGTCCATTTCTTATAAGAAGCGGTCAACAAGAAGGTTTAAGTTTTGTAAACAGCGATCTAACAAGTAATGTGGAATTTTCGGCAGGAGGTTTTCAGGCAAAATATGGCGATAAACTTTCCTCTGTTTTGGATATTACCTACCGTAAACCCGTGGAATTTGGTGCATCTATAGATGCAAGTCTATTAGGAGCCAGCGGTTCTGTGGGAGGTATTTCAAAAAACGGACGTCTTTCTGGAATTCTCGGAATTCGATACCGCGACAACAGCTTACTCGTTAATGCGAAAGAAACTGAAACCAACTATCGTCCAAAGTTTGCGGATGCTCAAACCTATTTAACGTATAAGTTTACAAATAAATTTGAAGTTAGCTTTTTAGGAAATGTTTCCTTAAACGAATACAATTACAGACCATTAACGAGACAAACCAACTTCGGAACAATTACTGATCCTATCGCCCTTCTTGTGTTTTATGAAGGTCGTGAAGAAGATCGGTACAACACCTATTTTGGAGCGTTGAAATCTACTTGGGTAGTTTCTGATAATTATACTGCAAAATTTATTGCTTCCCTTTACCAAACTACCGAACAGGAATATTATGATATTCTTGCGGAATATCGTTTGGGAGAAGTAAATACTGAAATTGGAGGAGATCAGGTAGGTGAAGTTGAATATACTCGCGGCATTGGCGGCCAACTTACCCACGCACGTAACGATTTGGATGCGTTAATTTTAAACGTAGAACATAAAGGAAATCTTTCCATCGAAGAAAATAATATAGAATACGGCATTAAATATACTCGCGAGGATATTCGGGATCGCGTTCAGGAATATGAAATTATTGACTCGGCTGGGTTTTCAATCCGTCCGCCGATATTTCCACCTAATAACCAGCCTTACAATCCAGATACTTCGCCAATTGTGCCTTACACTAATGTTCGCGCATTTAATGACGTACAGATTGACCGTATTTCGGGCTATGCACAATGGAGCAGAAAAACAAATCTGGGAAGCGGCGAACTATGGCTAAATGCTGGTGTTCGAGCACACAATTGGACCGTGAGCGGACAAAATATTACAAGTACAACCCAAACTGTTTTCAGTCCTCGTGCGCAAGTTGCTTTAAAACCAGACTGGGAAATGGATATGCTTTTCCGTCTTTCTGGTGGGGTTTATCATCAGCCGCCTTTTTATAGGGAATTGCGCGATTCTTCTGGAACAGTTCGTCCAGATGTTAAAGCTCAGAAATCAATTCATATCGTTTTTGGAAACGATTATAGTTTCAAAATGTGGGATAGAAAGTTTCGGTTAAATTCTGAATTGTACTACAAACATTTAACAGATGTAAATCCTTATACCTTAGAAAACGTTCGCATCCGTTATCGCGCAACAAACAACGCCGTTGCTTACGCCTACGGACTTGATTTGCGATTGGCAGGAGAGTTTGTTCCCGGAACCGAAAGTTGGTTGAGTTTTGGATATCTAAAAACTGAAGAAAATATTGACGATCGTGGCTACATTTTCCGCCCTACGGACCAACGTTTAAAGTTTGGAATGCTTTTTCAAGATTATGTAAAAGTGATTCCTTCTCTTAAAATGTATCTTAATTTAACTTACAATACTGGACTTCCTGGCGGTTCTCCGAGTTATGCCGATCCTTACAAATACCAAAGTCGTTTGAATGATTATAAACGTGCAGA
- a CDS encoding M23 family metallopeptidase, which translates to MKKLVLALLLFSGFTYGQSDIPTDYFSNPLDINLVLAGNFGEMRANHFHSGLDIKTEQREGLPVYAPADGYVSRIEEQHYGYGKALYILHPNGYTTVYGHLRSYAGDIEKYVKENQYAKETFEIELFPDKTLLPVKKGDLIAYSGNTGGSGGPHLHFEIRDGSQRPMNPLLFGIEIPDSKAPIISAVFAYPIGEDAHINQSQNRTKIRLIKLKDGTYKTESLTAYGKIGFGITTYDQQDGASNKNGSYKINTNFNGTEKFEVLFNKFSFSETRYLNRYTDYNYYETNKSMVQKLFREENNPLSIITKEDDYGYVTVKDSLTSIYTIEVEDFKGNLILVTVNMDGKKMGILDPKKVEKTEDYIYADHATSITKGKFSIYIPANSLYEDTYLDIKDEGDVLKFHKDVIPIHSNISITADISNYKEEDKDKLYIGRLNYKGLPYYNSTSRSGDKLTAKTRTFGSYTVASDTTAPTIKSVNFADGKWISNQNFLQVKITDDLSGISSYRGTINGKFILMEYDYKKNVLTYNFNDNVNLESENNFKLIVIDNVGNSATFEAKFFRKHP; encoded by the coding sequence ATGAAGAAATTAGTATTAGCACTTCTGCTTTTTAGCGGGTTTACGTACGGACAGAGCGACATTCCAACAGATTATTTTTCTAATCCATTGGATATTAATTTAGTGCTTGCGGGCAATTTTGGCGAAATGCGCGCCAACCATTTTCACAGTGGTCTCGACATTAAAACAGAGCAACGCGAGGGCCTTCCCGTTTATGCACCTGCTGATGGCTATGTGAGCAGAATAGAGGAACAGCATTATGGTTATGGAAAAGCCTTATATATTCTTCATCCAAACGGATATACTACTGTTTATGGCCATCTACGAAGTTATGCTGGTGATATTGAAAAGTATGTAAAAGAAAACCAATATGCAAAAGAAACTTTTGAAATTGAACTTTTTCCAGACAAAACACTTTTACCAGTTAAAAAAGGTGATTTAATCGCATACTCTGGAAATACTGGCGGTAGCGGCGGACCACACTTACATTTTGAAATTCGAGATGGTTCACAAAGACCTATGAATCCGCTTCTTTTCGGAATTGAGATACCAGATTCTAAAGCTCCGATAATAAGCGCTGTTTTTGCCTATCCCATTGGCGAAGATGCACACATAAATCAAAGTCAAAACCGAACTAAAATACGTTTGATAAAATTAAAGGACGGCACCTACAAAACAGAAAGCCTAACTGCTTATGGCAAGATAGGTTTTGGTATTACTACATACGATCAGCAGGATGGAGCTTCAAACAAAAATGGATCTTATAAAATAAACACCAACTTTAATGGCACCGAAAAATTTGAAGTACTTTTCAATAAATTCTCCTTTTCGGAAACGCGTTATTTAAATCGTTATACGGATTACAACTATTACGAAACCAATAAGAGTATGGTTCAAAAACTTTTCCGTGAAGAAAATAACCCGTTGAGTATAATTACAAAGGAAGATGATTATGGGTATGTAACCGTAAAGGATAGTCTCACTTCAATTTATACTATTGAAGTTGAAGATTTCAAAGGAAATTTAATATTGGTTACCGTTAATATGGACGGTAAAAAGATGGGAATTTTGGATCCTAAAAAAGTGGAGAAAACAGAAGACTATATATACGCAGACCACGCCACTTCAATAACCAAAGGCAAATTCAGCATTTATATTCCTGCCAATAGTTTATACGAAGACACTTACCTTGATATAAAAGATGAAGGCGACGTTTTGAAATTTCACAAAGATGTAATACCAATACATAGCAACATATCCATCACTGCAGATATTTCCAACTATAAAGAAGAAGATAAAGACAAGCTTTATATTGGAAGATTAAACTATAAAGGACTACCCTATTATAATTCTACCTCACGCAGTGGCGATAAATTAACTGCGAAAACCAGAACTTTTGGAAGCTATACCGTTGCTTCAGATACTACTGCTCCAACTATAAAATCTGTAAATTTTGCCGATGGAAAATGGATTAGCAATCAAAATTTCCTTCAAGTAAAAATAACTGATGATTTGAGCGGAATCAGTTCTTACAGAGGAACCATCAACGGAAAATTCATTTTGATGGAATATGATTACAAAAAAAACGTTCTAACCTATAATTTCAATGATAATGTAAATTTGGAATCCGAGAACAATTTCAAACTTATAGTAATAGATAATGTGGGAAATAGTGCTACATTTGAAGCAAAATTTTTCAGAAAACATCCCTAA
- a CDS encoding Mis12-Mtw1 protein family, translating into MSNLSEIVDSLENRIGKLLQRHEKLKSANAELEEELTILKSKQQQFENEIEAWTEKCKSLKLANSMLGSEQHKRETKLKINALVREIDQCITQLSE; encoded by the coding sequence ATGAGTAATCTTTCAGAAATAGTTGATTCTCTTGAAAATAGGATTGGCAAACTGCTCCAGAGGCACGAAAAGTTGAAAAGCGCTAACGCGGAATTAGAAGAAGAACTCACCATTTTGAAGTCGAAACAGCAACAATTCGAAAATGAAATTGAGGCATGGACCGAAAAATGCAAGTCATTAAAACTGGCAAATTCAATGCTTGGCAGCGAACAGCATAAACGAGAAACAAAACTCAAGATAAACGCTCTAGTTCGGGAAATTGACCAATGCATTACCCAACTTTCCGAATAA
- a CDS encoding cell division protein ZapA — translation MSEPLKIKLSIADRVYPLNIDPSQEEGLRLATKKIEVMIKKFEQSYAVRDKQDVLAMCALQFAAQVEQKQIDTSSDTQETEAKLKALNQLLQEQLS, via the coding sequence ATGTCCGAACCATTAAAAATAAAACTATCAATTGCAGACAGAGTTTACCCTCTGAATATCGACCCTTCGCAGGAGGAAGGCTTGAGATTGGCAACGAAAAAGATAGAAGTTATGATTAAAAAGTTCGAGCAAAGTTATGCCGTCCGCGACAAACAGGATGTTTTGGCCATGTGTGCCCTCCAGTTTGCCGCCCAGGTAGAGCAAAAACAAATTGATACATCTAGCGACACGCAGGAAACTGAAGCAAAGCTAAAAGCTTTAAACCAGTTACTGCAGGAGCAGCTATCATAA
- the rny gene encoding ribonuclease Y: MEIIITVIGLIVGIVIGFFIAKILERKNASQLILRAKKSASSMLKEAKSEAETLKKDKILQAKEKFLELKAEHEKVILNRDKKISEAEKRTRDKESQVSSEIAKSKKLNDELEAKQTDYKERISIFEKKQSEVDKLHRSQIEQLEVISSLSAEDAKSQLMESLKDEAKTQAMAYIQHSVEEAKMTAQQEAKKIIINTIQRIGTEEAVENCISVFNLESDDVKGRIIGREGRNIRAIEAATGVEIIVDDTPEAIILSCFDSVRREIARLSLHKLVTDGRIHPARIEEVVQKTTKQIEEEIIEVGKRTVIDLGIHGLHPELIKAVGRMKYRSSYGQNLLHHSREVARLCGVMAAELGLNAKLAKRAGLLHDIGKVPETETELPHALLGMQWAEKYGEKPEVCNAIGAHHDEIEMTGLLSPIVQVCDAISGARPGARRQVLDSYIQRLKDLEDIAFGFGGVNKAYAIQAGRELRVMVESDKVSDEKAAQLSFEISQKIQTDMTYPGQVKVTVIRETRAVNIAK, encoded by the coding sequence ATGGAAATAATAATAACTGTAATAGGTCTAATCGTTGGTATTGTGATTGGATTTTTTATCGCTAAAATACTGGAGCGCAAGAACGCATCCCAGCTTATTTTAAGAGCTAAAAAAAGCGCATCATCAATGTTAAAAGAAGCAAAATCTGAAGCCGAAACGCTGAAAAAGGATAAAATACTGCAAGCCAAAGAGAAATTTTTAGAGCTAAAAGCAGAACACGAAAAAGTAATCTTAAATCGTGACAAGAAGATTTCAGAAGCTGAAAAACGAACGCGAGACAAGGAATCGCAGGTTTCTAGTGAAATTGCAAAATCCAAGAAACTAAATGATGAATTGGAAGCCAAACAAACCGATTACAAAGAAAGGATTTCAATATTTGAAAAAAAGCAAAGTGAAGTAGATAAACTTCACCGTAGCCAAATTGAACAACTTGAAGTAATAAGCAGTCTTTCCGCAGAAGATGCGAAATCTCAGTTAATGGAAAGCCTAAAGGACGAAGCCAAAACGCAAGCGATGGCATACATTCAGCATTCTGTGGAAGAAGCAAAAATGACCGCCCAACAAGAAGCCAAAAAGATAATTATTAATACCATACAACGTATTGGGACTGAAGAAGCAGTGGAAAACTGTATCTCTGTTTTCAACCTTGAAAGTGATGACGTTAAAGGTAGAATCATTGGGAGGGAAGGACGTAACATTCGCGCTATTGAAGCTGCAACGGGCGTTGAGATAATTGTTGATGATACTCCAGAAGCGATTATTCTTTCTTGTTTTGATTCCGTTAGAAGAGAAATTGCACGTTTGTCATTACACAAATTAGTAACCGATGGCCGTATTCATCCAGCGCGTATTGAAGAAGTGGTTCAAAAGACTACCAAACAAATAGAAGAAGAAATTATTGAAGTTGGTAAAAGAACCGTTATTGATTTAGGTATTCACGGATTACATCCTGAGCTTATTAAAGCCGTTGGACGTATGAAATATCGATCTTCTTACGGTCAAAACTTGTTACATCACTCACGTGAAGTTGCAAGACTTTGTGGCGTAATGGCTGCAGAACTTGGTTTAAACGCCAAACTAGCGAAACGAGCTGGATTACTTCACGATATTGGGAAAGTGCCAGAAACCGAAACCGAACTACCACACGCACTCTTAGGAATGCAATGGGCTGAAAAATATGGCGAAAAACCAGAGGTATGCAATGCCATTGGTGCTCACCACGACGAGATTGAGATGACAGGTTTACTTTCTCCAATAGTTCAGGTTTGTGATGCTATTAGCGGTGCAAGACCAGGAGCAAGACGTCAAGTTTTAGACAGCTACATTCAACGTTTGAAAGATTTGGAGGATATTGCCTTCGGTTTTGGCGGCGTTAATAAAGCATACGCAATTCAAGCCGGACGTGAACTTCGTGTGATGGTTGAAAGTGATAAAGTAAGCGACGAAAAAGCTGCACAACTTTCCTTCGAAATTTCACAAAAAATTCAAACGGATATGACCTATCCAGGACAAGTGAAAGTTACTGTTATTCGTGAAACGAGAGCGGTTAACATTGCGAAGTAA
- a CDS encoding aldo/keto reductase gives MKTLKFSNGDTMHTIGLGTWKATGDELKKAIKDALYAGYRHIDTAATYGNEEYIGEALAEVFAEGKIFREDVFITSKLWNDSHAEGQVIPALEESLKKLKLDYLDLYLIHWPVAFRNGVDFPKKPDDYLTPDEAPIIETWKQMENAKNDGHAKHIGVSNFSEKKLKKLISEANIKPEMNQIELHPLLQQEDLLDYCNSENILVTAYSPLGSGDRSKSMKAEDEPNMMDIDVLKEIARDRSAIVPQVLIAWHNHRGCAAIPKSTTKEHIIANFTAADVSLTESDMKKIAKLDRNYRYISGKFFEEPSKGYENLYDE, from the coding sequence ATGAAAACATTAAAATTTAGTAATGGCGATACGATGCACACTATCGGTTTAGGAACTTGGAAAGCAACTGGCGATGAACTAAAGAAAGCAATTAAAGATGCTCTATATGCCGGTTATCGTCACATTGACACCGCCGCAACTTATGGAAATGAAGAATATATAGGCGAAGCACTTGCAGAAGTTTTTGCGGAAGGTAAAATATTTAGAGAAGACGTTTTTATCACATCGAAATTATGGAACGATTCCCACGCGGAAGGACAGGTAATTCCGGCTTTGGAAGAATCCCTTAAAAAATTGAAACTTGATTATTTGGATCTATATTTAATCCATTGGCCTGTAGCATTTAGAAATGGCGTGGATTTCCCTAAAAAACCAGATGATTATTTAACTCCTGACGAGGCTCCAATTATTGAAACTTGGAAGCAAATGGAAAATGCCAAAAATGATGGTCATGCAAAACATATTGGGGTTTCCAATTTCAGTGAGAAAAAGCTTAAAAAGCTAATATCTGAAGCTAATATCAAACCCGAAATGAATCAAATAGAATTGCATCCATTACTTCAGCAAGAAGATTTATTAGATTACTGCAATAGTGAGAATATTTTGGTTACAGCGTATTCACCGCTGGGTTCTGGTGACCGTTCAAAATCAATGAAAGCCGAGGACGAGCCTAATATGATGGATATAGATGTATTAAAAGAAATTGCCAGAGACCGCAGTGCAATTGTGCCTCAAGTATTAATTGCATGGCACAATCACAGAGGTTGCGCAGCTATTCCTAAATCTACAACTAAAGAGCATATAATCGCTAATTTTACGGCGGCAGATGTTTCTTTAACCGAAAGCGATATGAAAAAAATAGCGAAGCTTGATCGTAATTATAGGTATATAAGCGGCAAGTTTTTTGAAGAACCATCTAAAGGTTACGAGAATCTATATGATGAATAG
- the xerD gene encoding site-specific tyrosine recombinase XerD: MKWLQILKDYQNYLRLERGLSENSIINYSLDVKKLMRWLEDNEMDISPISIAEETLQQFIYEIAKKVNPRSQSRVISGLKGFFNYLIFEDYRKTNPLELIESPKLGRKLPDTLAVEEIDALISAIDLGSKQGERNRAILETLYGCGLRVSELTNLKISDLYFDEGFIKVTGKGDKQRLVPIGPTTEKYINIYRKEIRVHQEIAQLAKDTVFLNRRGKPLTRAMIFTIVKRLAEKAGIRKTISPHTFRHSFATHLLENGADLRAIQQMLGHESITTTEIYTHIDRKHLAEVINRFHPRK, translated from the coding sequence ATGAAGTGGCTTCAAATTTTAAAGGATTACCAAAACTACCTTCGGTTGGAACGCGGACTTTCAGAGAATTCTATTATAAACTATTCTTTAGACGTGAAGAAATTGATGCGTTGGCTAGAAGATAATGAAATGGACATTTCTCCCATTTCTATTGCTGAAGAAACGCTGCAACAATTCATTTATGAAATTGCAAAAAAAGTAAATCCACGTTCGCAAAGCCGTGTTATTTCTGGGTTGAAAGGTTTTTTCAACTACCTAATTTTTGAAGATTACCGAAAAACAAATCCGCTAGAATTAATAGAATCTCCTAAACTTGGAAGAAAATTACCGGATACCTTAGCTGTTGAAGAAATAGACGCACTAATTAGCGCCATAGATTTGGGCTCAAAACAAGGCGAACGCAATCGCGCTATTCTTGAAACGCTGTATGGTTGTGGCCTCCGAGTTTCAGAACTTACAAATCTTAAAATTTCTGATCTCTACTTTGATGAAGGTTTTATAAAAGTAACTGGTAAAGGCGATAAACAACGCTTGGTTCCCATTGGCCCAACCACCGAAAAATACATTAATATTTATAGGAAGGAAATCCGCGTTCATCAAGAAATAGCCCAATTAGCAAAAGATACCGTTTTCTTGAACCGGCGAGGGAAACCACTAACGCGAGCAATGATTTTTACAATCGTAAAACGTTTAGCCGAAAAAGCTGGAATCCGAAAAACTATTAGTCCGCACACTTTTCGTCATTCCTTCGCCACCCATCTTTTGGAAAATGGAGCAGATCTTCGTGCTATTCAGCAAATGTTAGGACACGAAAGCATCACGACCACTGAAATCTACACACATATTGATAGAAAACATTTGGCAGAAGTAATCAATAGGTTCCACCCAAGGAAATAA
- a CDS encoding porin family protein, whose amino-acid sequence MNKLIVAVIALFIGTTAFSQEIDLGIKGGVNFSNISDVKDLSSKTGFQAGVFAGIKFTDKVGIQADVLYSQQGAEFEYGKFDLNYINIPVVLKYYVFQGLNIQVGPQFGFILDDDIYVDAFGVHSLEQNAEKSDVSGIVGAGYDFPFGIRLDARYNIGFTDVLKEDKSKNNVFSVALGYSFL is encoded by the coding sequence ATGAATAAATTGATTGTAGCAGTTATTGCGTTATTTATTGGAACCACCGCGTTTTCGCAAGAAATTGATCTAGGAATTAAAGGTGGTGTTAACTTTTCAAATATTTCAGATGTTAAGGATCTATCAAGTAAAACAGGCTTTCAAGCTGGTGTCTTTGCTGGTATTAAGTTTACCGATAAGGTCGGTATTCAAGCTGATGTCTTGTATTCTCAACAAGGAGCAGAGTTTGAATATGGTAAATTTGACTTGAACTATATTAACATTCCAGTTGTTTTGAAATATTATGTATTTCAGGGCTTGAATATTCAAGTTGGGCCACAGTTTGGTTTTATCTTGGATGACGATATTTACGTAGATGCTTTTGGAGTCCATTCTTTAGAGCAGAATGCTGAAAAAAGTGATGTTTCTGGAATTGTGGGAGCTGGATATGATTTTCCATTTGGAATTCGACTTGACGCCCGGTATAATATTGGTTTTACTGACGTCTTGAAAGAGGATAAAAGTAAAAACAACGTATTTTCTGTAGCTTTAGGATATTCTTTCCTATAA
- a CDS encoding porin family protein produces the protein MNKLFLFVALATLTFTTTTAQSEFRIGFKGGVNISSIAGDDYYGALNPLAGFHLGGLVEIPLAGKFSVQPELLYSSQGSKYDTFFGIQLWNNKEKVVLDYINLPIMGKYYIIKGLSVELGPQIGILVSAHNKGSDEEGSFNIDSKDKYTDLDVAIGVSASYRLNNGIFFSLRYNKGLMDISDYDYKPIPYGGDGSGDGYPSYSYKNQNNVFQISTGYSF, from the coding sequence ATGAATAAATTATTTCTTTTTGTTGCGCTTGCGACGCTGACTTTCACAACAACAACTGCTCAAAGTGAATTTCGAATTGGCTTTAAAGGCGGTGTTAACATCAGTTCTATAGCTGGAGATGATTATTATGGAGCTTTAAATCCACTTGCTGGTTTTCATCTAGGAGGTTTGGTAGAAATTCCATTGGCTGGAAAATTTTCAGTTCAACCTGAACTTTTATACTCTTCTCAAGGATCTAAATACGATACTTTTTTCGGAATTCAGTTGTGGAATAATAAGGAAAAAGTAGTGCTAGATTATATAAACTTACCAATTATGGGAAAATATTACATAATAAAAGGCTTGAGCGTTGAACTTGGCCCGCAAATAGGGATTCTAGTTTCCGCACATAATAAAGGTAGCGATGAAGAAGGTTCTTTCAATATTGATTCAAAGGATAAATATACCGACCTAGATGTAGCAATTGGCGTTAGTGCAAGTTATCGTTTAAACAATGGTATTTTCTTCAGTTTAAGGTATAATAAAGGTCTTATGGATATTTCTGATTATGACTATAAGCCTATTCCTTATGGTGGCGATGGCAGTGGTGATGGCTATCCTAGTTATTCATACAAGAACCAAAATAATGTTTTTCAAATTTCGACAGGATATTCTTTCTAA
- a CDS encoding porin family protein: protein MKNLLLFTAVLLFAFTTAQSQEFRLGAKIGLNVASLGGDSGYYGGGISGVSSFGSRRSFHIGGLAEIPLMGKFALQPEILYSSEGSDWSFGTGDTALKLDYIRVPVLAKYYILEGLSAEAGPVFGVLVSVNEDKYVKKDNYKSFDAAFGIGASYRLNMGVFFSLRYNKGLLNVNEEYIDDGVTYSNKNQSNVFQVSAGYTF from the coding sequence ATGAAAAATCTTTTACTTTTTACAGCAGTATTATTATTTGCGTTTACAACCGCACAATCTCAAGAATTTCGACTGGGTGCCAAAATTGGATTGAACGTTGCATCATTGGGGGGTGATAGCGGCTATTATGGAGGAGGAATTAGTGGAGTGAGTAGTTTTGGCTCCAGACGAAGTTTTCACATTGGAGGTCTTGCAGAAATTCCATTGATGGGAAAATTTGCACTTCAACCAGAAATTCTCTATTCATCTGAAGGCTCAGATTGGAGCTTTGGTACTGGAGATACCGCTTTAAAACTGGACTATATTAGAGTTCCTGTGTTGGCAAAGTATTATATACTTGAAGGTTTAAGCGCTGAAGCTGGACCTGTATTTGGAGTGCTAGTTTCTGTAAACGAAGATAAATATGTAAAAAAAGACAACTATAAATCATTTGACGCTGCTTTTGGAATAGGCGCTTCTTACCGCTTAAATATGGGCGTTTTCTTTAGTTTACGTTACAATAAAGGATTGCTAAACGTAAATGAAGAATATATTGATGATGGAGTTACTTATTCCAATAAAAACCAAAGTAACGTTTTTCAAGTTTCAGCTGGATATACTTTTTAA
- a CDS encoding porin family protein, with protein MKKFLLFTAVALFAFTTAQSQEFRIGFKGGVNIASIGGDYVDGLDPLVGFHLGGLVEIPLMGKFAIQPELLYSSQGAKYGNYLGIDLGDYEEKLLLSYINVPIMAKYYIIEGLSVELGPQIGVLVSSKYKGKDEDGDFEVDNKDAFNSLDVAIGIGASYRLNNGLFFSLRFNKGITKINQDSEFELYDGEDPIPGFDYSYKQHNNVFQVSAGYSF; from the coding sequence ATGAAAAAATTTTTACTTTTTACTGCAGTCGCATTATTTGCATTTACAACTGCGCAATCTCAAGAATTTAGAATTGGTTTTAAAGGAGGTGTTAACATTGCTTCCATTGGGGGTGATTATGTTGATGGCTTGGATCCACTTGTTGGTTTTCATTTAGGTGGTTTAGTGGAAATCCCACTAATGGGAAAATTTGCTATTCAACCTGAACTTCTGTATTCTTCACAAGGTGCTAAATACGGAAATTACTTGGGAATTGATTTAGGAGATTATGAAGAAAAATTATTATTGAGTTATATAAATGTTCCTATTATGGCGAAATATTACATTATTGAAGGTTTGAGCGTGGAACTAGGCCCTCAGATTGGTGTTCTTGTTAGCTCAAAATACAAAGGTAAAGATGAAGATGGTGATTTTGAGGTGGATAATAAAGATGCATTTAATTCACTCGACGTTGCAATAGGGATAGGCGCAAGTTATCGTTTGAATAATGGATTATTCTTCAGTTTGAGATTTAATAAAGGAATCACAAAGATAAATCAGGATAGTGAATTTGAATTGTATGATGGTGAAGATCCAATTCCTGGATTCGATTACTCTTATAAACAGCATAACAACGTTTTTCAAGTTTCAGCAGGATATTCCTTCTAA